Proteins from a genomic interval of Oreochromis aureus strain Israel breed Guangdong linkage group 6, ZZ_aureus, whole genome shotgun sequence:
- the mogs gene encoding mannosyl-oligosaccharide glucosidase, with translation MGRQRKRVVTGEAAPPPRKDEKPSAFHRKDKKKKVNIGKMFINISIGLCIFSLIWFFYAIYMRSSLAKRVVTLHPSPHVLDANSTDAKVSPERFWGSYRPQVYFGMKTRSPRSIVTGMMWMRQFSDLDMNLRHTCEQGDRLQGYGWLMHDGLTFGIQEIRDNDFTLTTEFVKRMGGDHGGDWTWRVTAKQHSSAPQAPVISLMFYAAADAQGSLQAHVEERNRLASITGFSEELGNFKITFRKPVTGELSSAKYATYNYLQTVSPGLEKLTDIVKYSLNRRFVYSPPSGEKRHYIGVDTYKPPHHQNQQKPDPRKESDFVVYQVTVQTPFQIEVLFESGSFHDRPNQLVGSIMTQELEKRKAEFDAKFEKTFGLEKKGFSQAYIKFGKAALSNMLGGMGYFFGQSVVQSVYNEYPLLYPEGALFTAVPSRSFFPRGFLWDEGFHQLLLSKWEPQVTREVIAHWIDLMNMEGWIPREQILGDEARSKVPTEFIVQRNENANPPTLFLALQELIEQLSSNPDKAASQPTLPFLRRLFPRLKTWYEWYNTTQTGPLPNSYRWRGRDKDTNLFLNPKTLTSGLDDYPRASHPSADERHIDLHCWMALSSGIMAKVAQLLGEPHEDYQLSHKVLSDNNLLSELHWSEQHRAFSDFGNHTEDVSLQREKVYIPPGQPRHQFPVARLVRSVRRAPKAQYVNALGYVSLFPFLLQILQPDSPKLEHIFRDMRDSNKLWTPYGLRSLSKSDPLYMKRNTEHDAPYWRGPIWININYLAVRALHYYSHTEGPYQEKAAVLYEELRTNIINNVYRQYVEAGYIWEQYNDSTGRGQGSHPFTGWSSLTLLMMAEQY, from the exons ATGGGCAGGCAGAGGAAGAGGGTGGTGACAGGTGAAGCTGCTCCACCTCCACGGAAAGATGAGAAGCCCTCTGCATTTCACCGCAAggacaagaaaaagaaagtcaATATTGGGAAAATGTTCATTAACATCTCAATTGGTCTCTGCATATTCAGCCTCATCTGGTTCTTTTATGCCATCTACATGAGATCCAGCCTGGCTAAAAGGGTGGTGACTCTGCATCCGTCTCCTCACGTCCTAGATGCCAATAGCACCGATGCCAAGGTTTCCCCAGAGAGGTTCTGGGGGTCATACAGGCCTCAGGTCTACTTTGGCATGAAAACAAGGAGTCCCAGGTCTATTGTGACAG GGATGATGTGGATGCGTCAGTTTTCTGACTTGGACATGAATCTCAGGCACACTTGTGAGCAGGGCGATCGCCTTCAAGGCTACGGCTGGCTCATGCACGATGGCCTCACCTTTGGCATCCAAGAAATCCGAGACAACGATTTCACGCTGACCACCGAGTTTGTTAAGAGGATGGGAGGGGATCATGGAGGAGACTGGACGTGGAGGGTCACAGCCAAACAGCAT AGCTCTGCCCCCCAGGCACCAGTCATCTCCCTGATGTTTTACGCAGCAGCAGATGCGCAGGGCTCGCTGCAGGCTCACGTAGAGGAGAGGAATCGCCTCGCTTCCATCACCGGTTTCTCAGAGGAGCTCGGAAACTTTAAGATCACCTTCCGAAAACCTGTCACTGGGGAGTTGTCCAGTGCTAAATACGCCAC CTATAACTACCTTCAGACTGTGTCTCCTGGTCTGGAGAAGCTGACTGACATTGTGAAGTACAGTCTGAACCGCAGGTTTGTGTATAGCCCTCCGTCCGGCGAGAAGAGGCATTACATCGGTGTAGACACCTACAAACCCCCCCACCACCAAAACCAGCAGAAACCTGACCCGAGGAAGGAAAGCGACTTTGTGGTTTACCAGGTGACTGTTCAGACACCTTTCCAGATTGAGGTTCTGTTTGAATCTGGAAGCTTTCACGATCGCCCCAACCAGCTGGTGGGCTCCATCATGACTCAGGAGCTGGAGAAGAGGAAAGCGGAGTTTGATGCAAAGTTTGAGAAAACTTTTGGCCTTGAGAAGAAAGGTTTTAGCCAGGCATATATAAAATTCGGCAAGGCAGCACTCAGCAACATGCTGGGCGGAATGGGCTACTTCTTTGGGCAGTCGGTAGTACAGTCGGTCTACAATGAATACCCTCTCCTTTATCCCGAAGGTGCTTTATTCACTGCTGTTCCATCACGCTCATTCTTTCCCAGAGGATTCCTTTGGGATGAGGGCTTTCACCAGCTGCTGTTGAGTAAGTGGGAACCCCAGGTGACGAGGGAAGTCATTGCCCACTGGATAGACCTGATGAATATGGAGGGCTGGATCCCCCGTGAGCAGATTCTTGGAGATGAGGCTCGCAGCAAAGTCCCAACTGAATTTATTGTTCAACGAAACGAGAACGCCAACCCCCCTACGCTTTTCTTAGCGCTTCAGGAACTTATTGAACAACTCTCATCCAATCCAGACAAGGCAGCATCTCAACCAACCTTGCCTTTCCTCCGACGGCTCTTCCCCAGGCTCAAAACCTGGTATGAATGGTACAACACCACACAGACGGGGCCCCTACCCAATTCTTACCGCTGGCGTGGACGCGACAAGGACACCAATTTGTTCCTCAATCCCAAGACCTTGACCTCTGGGCTGGATGACTACCCACGGGCCTCACACCCCTCAGCAGATGAGCGTCACATTGACTTGCACTGCTGGATGGCGTTGTCCTCAGGCATCATGGCTAAAGTAGCTCAGCTTCTGGGCGAGCCCCACGAGGACTACCAGCTCTCACACAAAGTGCTCAGTGACAACAACCTGCTCAGTGAGCTCCACTGGTCAGAACAACACCGTGCTTTCAGTGACTTTGGCAACCACACAGAGGATGTATCCTTGCAGAGGGAGAAGGTGTACATACCTCCAGGGCAGCCTCGTCATCAGTTCCCCGTAGCGCGTCTCGTTCGCTCTGTCCGCAGGGCCCCCAAAGCGCAGTATGTTAATGCTTTGGGTTATGTTAGCTTGTTCCCCTTCTTACTGCAGATTCTCCAGCCCGACTCACCCAAGCTGGAGCACATTTTCCGGGATATGAGAGACTCCAATAAGCTGTGGACACCCTACGGCCTGCGATCGCTCTCCAAGTCTGATCCACTGTACATGAAGCGAAATACAGAACACGATGCCCCCTACTGGAGAGGACCCATCTGGATTAACATCAACTACTTGGCAGTCAGAGCGCTCCACTACTACAGCCACACAGAAGGGCCGTACCAAGAGAAGGCAGCTGTTCTGTATGAGGAACTCAGGACTAACATTATCAATAATGTTTATAGACAGTATGTTGAAGCAGGGTATATTTGGGAGCAGTACAATGACAGCACCGGCAGGGGGCAGGGAAGCCACCCCTTCACCGGCTGGTCATCTCTGACCCTATTAATGATGGCTGAACAGTATTGA